In Oncorhynchus kisutch isolate 150728-3 linkage group LG5, Okis_V2, whole genome shotgun sequence, a genomic segment contains:
- the LOC109891597 gene encoding coiled-coil domain-containing protein 63-like — MEMKEMQTKLLQRKKEMGGRICSLKRPLHQRKHIRIMEVRVNQATKSFDKLLCSNQALRDEIDHLRHQRCSFALMYQRLSRELLSQHNVMEDLVEKSVLAYDQRSEALARMLAVRERSKKDTSLCHTEMTELKRVIDHEIKLRSFMVQKSKESVPIGEDEEAKKRRAEQAQRERMGGESLETYQAVHRLLVEVSGNSDLRQLGRTFVENEEKSFAYFNYINELNNNSTMLKDRINKLRTEILHFELENKQYDQQWQGQLKELERELEQRRGRANNLESQYTVVLKFLDQHKTAIAHLFNKMKCNPASIIGKLGCSAQVTDDNVTQFIGILEEEMHQLLMFLSQCSYKEAEEMELPPQNLLLVSCSLLPAVTSSATEAPSFDDSTTEALLGLGSEQPLDFQTLRERVLPRVMHTEQGKVPKAPSAPLRGKKKVGFNPKSA, encoded by the exons ATGGAGATGAAGGAGATGCAGACCAAACTGTTGCAGAGGAAGAAGGAGATGGGTGGTAGGATCTGCAGCCTGAAGAGACCTCTTCATCAGAGGAAGCACATCCGCATCATGGAGGTCCGTgtcaaccag GCCACTAAAAGCTTTGACAAGTTGCTATGCAGCAACCAGGCATTGCGTGATGAGATTGACCACCTGCGGCACCAGAGGTGCTCCTTCGCCCTTATGTACCAGCGTCTGAGCAGAGAGCTACTGTCCCAGCACAATGTCATGGAAGACCTCGTGGAGAAGTCTGTCCTTGCCTACGACCAGCG GTCCGAGGCCCTGGCCCGCATGCTAGCTGTGAGGGAGCGTAGCAAGAAGGACACGTCTCTCTGCCACACTGAGATGACTGAGCTGAAGAGGGTCATCGACCACGAGATAAAACTCCGCAGCTTCATGGTCCAAAAGTCCAAGGAGAGTGTCCCCATAGGCGAGGACGAAGAGGCCAAAAAGAGAA GGGCCGAGCAGGCTCAGCGTGAGCGAATGGGAGGAGAGAGTCTGGAGACCTACCAGGCGGTGCACCGGCTGCTCGTGGAGGTGAGCGGCAACAGCGACCTGCGTCAGCTCGGCAGGACGTTTGTGGAGAACGAGGAGAAGAGCTTTGCTTACTTCAACTACATCAACGAGCTGAACAACAATAGCACCATGCTGAAGGACCGCATCAAcaagctcagg ACTGAGATCCTGCACTTTGAGCTGGAGAACAAGCAGTATGATCAACAGTGGCAGGGCCAGCTCAAGGAACTGGAG AGAGAGCTGGAGCAGCGTCGTGGCCGGGCCAATAATTTGGAGAGCCAGTACACTGTGGTTCTGAAGTTTTTGGACCAGCATAAGACGGCCATCGCCCACCTGTTTAACAAGATGAAGTGTAACCCTGCTTCTATCATTGGCAAGCTGGGCTGCAGCGCTCAGGTCACTGATGACAACGTCACCCAGTTTATCG GTATCCTGGAGGAGGAGATGCACCAGCTGTTGATGTTCCTGTCCCAGTGCAGCTACAAGGAGGCCGAGGAGATGGAGCTGCCCCCTCAGAACCTCCTGCTGGTCAGCTGCAGCCTGCTGCCCGCCGTGACCTCCTCTGCTACAGAGGCACCCTCCTTCGACGACAGCACCACTGAAGCACTACTGGGCCTGG GCAGCGAGCAGCCACTGGACTTCCAGACCCTGCGTGAGCGGGTGCTGCCCCGGGTGATGCATACTGAACAGGGTAAGGTGCCCAAGGCCCCATCTGCCCCCCTAAGAGGAAAGAAGAAGGTGGGCTTCAACCCCAAGTCTGCCTGA